Sequence from the Leptospira johnsonii genome:
TTTTCTTTTCCATTTACTTCGATTTGACCCGGATCCTTTTTCTAAATTCTTCCAATTCAAGCGAAGAAGTTTGATCCAAACTCAAAGGAGTGATCGGTATTTTTCCACGGAAGAATATATCGAAATCAGTACCTTCTTCAGGAACATGTCCTAGGTCAGAGCCTCCTAAGAAGAAGTCGGAGATTCCGCCTATGATCGGCTTGGATTCATAAGTGTCCACATAGGTCCTTCTGCCCAACTTAGCTACTTCTATAGAAGATAACGAGTTTTCGAATTTTTCCGGAATATTAATATTATAAACAATTCCAGAGATAAATTCATCCACCCATGAGTTTAGGATTTCGTGGATCAATTCGGCTTCTTTAATATAATCGTAGTCTTTGCCCAAGTTTCCGGAACTGACTGCTACACTTTTTCTATTATGGATGGCGCCATGTCTTGCGGCACCTACCGTTCCGGAATAATGCACGTCATGTCCCATATTCACTCCTCGGTTGATTCCGGAGAGCACCAAATCTATTTTTGGGAAGATGTTTCCATGAAGTCCTATGTTCACGCAGTCTACTGGGAATCCGTCTACTATATAATGGTTCTCGTTCACTCTTTCAACTCTCAAAGAATCGTGTATGCTCAGCGCCATGGAAGTTGCAGAACGTTCTTTTAGAGGAGCGACCAAATAAGTATTATGTTCTTTTCCTAAAACTTTTTCCAATGCAAGGATCCCGTTGGAAGAGATCCCGTCGTCGTTGGTGATTAGAATATTCATATTATATAATTTACGGAAGAGAAGGATTAAACGATGTGATCACCGCAGAATACATCGCCAATGGTAGGAAGAATGTCACGATGAAGGTAAAAATATTGATACGAAAGGAATCCTTAAACTTCAGATCGTAAATATAAGAAGTCCCTCGGACTAATACCGCCATAAACAATCCGTAATGGATCGAGTATAGGGTTACCACTCCGAATCCACCTTTTACTCCAAGTTGAGCCAGAAGGATAGCCCAAGCAGCATTGGAAATAAAAATAGAAAGAGAAAGATTCACGAATCTGAGAGTGATATTCGCATTTCCCTTCTTCCCACTGGACTGAGCCAATCCATCCACGATGAATGCAATCGCATACGGTAGAAGCATGAAGAATAATAAATGAGTTAATGCAGCAATCAGGAATTGCCCAAAACTTCTGCCAGTAAATGGAGGAGTGATAAAAACATAACCTGCTCCTGCGCTGGCTGAGGCAAGTAGCAGAACTAATGCTCCGACTACTTTGAGCGGGTAAGTTCCCCAAGAAGAAATTACATTTTCCACTCGAAACGGCTCAAATAGTACAGCATCTAAAAGATCAATAAATCTACTGAATAATTCTTTCAACACAGGATGATTACCATGCCATAGATTGAGGGTATAAAACTAAAACAGGAGAACGTTTGAGTTCCTGAAGAAGGGCTTTTTCTCCGCCGAAGAATCCTCCAGACTTTGCTTGCATAAGTTGGAAGAATCTGTCCCAAGGATTTACTTCTTCTTCGAATAATGGAAGAGTCCCGTCATAATTGCAAAGTTTAGAAAGTTCCGCCAAGGCTTCTCTTCTGCCGCCTATATCGTCCACGAGTTTGTTTCGGAATGCGTCTTGTCCGGAGTAGATCCGTCCTTCTGCTAACGCCTCTACGAATTTTACGGTCTGGTTTCTTCCTTTAGCTACATCTTCTATAAACTCTTCGTACGTATCGGAGAGCATCTTTTGGATCATAGCGTCTTCTTCCGGGGTATTGTCCCTGAAAAGAGAAAGGGAATCCTTATATTTTCCCTCTTTGAAAGTGCGGACCTTTACTCCGTATCTTTCTAAAAGCCCTTTTATATTCGGCGCGATCGCGATCACTCCGATGGAACCGGTCAAAGTTCCGCCTAACGCGAAAATTTTATCCGCTGCAGAAGCTATATAATATCCGCCGGAAGCTGCGATATCCTTCATAGATACCACAACCTTTTTGTTTTTCTCTTTTCGGAGATACATTAGTTCTTTATAGATCTCTTGAGAAGCGCCGACGGATCCGCCTGGTGAGTTGATCTCCACTAAGATACCTACGATATTAGTATCGTCTTCTATCGATCTAAGTTGTTCTAATATGGTTTGGGCTCCAGCGGAATCATAGCTGGAATGTCCGGAGTGGATCTCTCCTTCTATTTTAATTAGGGCTGCTCCCAATCTATCGGTCCCGAATCCGGAACCTGCATCAACTCTCGTGAGTTTGGAAGAAGAGACGTTGGAGACTAAATTAATAAGCCCTACGAACAAGGAAAGAATGGTGACTACAAAGGTGACTGCTAATGCGATACGATTTCGGTCCACAATTAGAGTGGATCTCGGTACCGATCCCCTGTCAATGAAATAGCGAGGGTTTGGTTTCGTTTGGGAAAGCTGGCCGGTTTCTCTTGACGAGGGGATAAGTTTAATATGTGTATCAATATTGGTACGGGAGTGTGAATTTGTTTAGGATTTCGAGTTTGGCTTGGTCGCTTGTTTTGATCTTTCTTTTAGAAGGTTGTCTGACTTTTCGTTTCGGGCATGTAAATATTATTAAAGACGATTTTAAGAATACTCATATCGTAAAGATGAAGCTGTTACTTTTATCAAATGAGCCTTATTTGGATTATTTCGGTGCACCGACGTCTTTAAAGTATTACTTCTATTTTGATCTTACGAGAGAAATCGGGCCGGATAATAAGGTGGTCCCTACTTCTGTTAGATTCTCCTATCATGGGGAGACCGGAGATGCTCCTATTGCAAAGACCGGCTTTTTAAAAATAGGGGAGAAGATTAGCTCACTTGTGATCGGCAACTCTGATAGTCAGTTGATCACGAATACTTCTGTTACTACGACAACTTCTGTCAATTCTGCGAATACGGGATCTGCGAATGCAAATGCGATCATGAATGCGAAAGGAGGATTCGTAGATTTTACTAAAGTACAACAATCTGGCGGGACAAATACCCAAACCAGAACTTCTGTCCATACTCATACCGCCAAAGAACAGACCGGAATGTTTTTACTAAAAAGGGAAGATGAACAGGCAATTTTAGAGGGTAAACCTTTTAGTATTCGATTATATATGGGATCTTACCCTTTGACATTCTCTTTCGATGAGAAAAATTCTAACTATCTAAAAAACTTTCTACTTGCTCGACCAGGAATGGAGAAAAAGGAATAGAGAGCGCGGCGTTTCGATTTGCAAAATCCTATTACATACTTTTTTGGAGAAACAATTGTTTAGAAAATTATCTTTATTACTTTTATTCGCGATCCTCGGTGGTTGTAGCACTTACGGAAAAGTCATCATCATAAAAGATGATTTTAAAAAATCTCATGTTGTCACTATGAAGATGAGACAAATATCTAAAGAGGGGATCGGGGACACTTGGGTAAGATATGAGACTATTTTCGATTTTTCTAGAGAAATTGGTGAAACAAAAACAAATTCGACAGTAGCAAGATTTAGAGTTATCGCTGATGCAAATAGTTATCCGTTGGAAAGAAGCGGATTCGTTCGAATCGGAACTAAAGATTCGACATTGGTTTTAGGAAATTTGGATGCTCAGGCTATAACTACTTACAACACCGATGTGACTACTACCACTACTACAAAAAGTAATTCTTCAGGACTTTCCAGTTCTACTAGTTCTTTCGGTAAAAATCAATCTACAGAAACGAAAACATCTATGAATACAAGTAGTCGCACACATAAGGAACTCACAGGGACATTTTTATTAACAAAAGAGCAAGAATCGGAAATATTGAATTCTAAATATTTTGCAGTTAGACTCTATTCGGGGGCACTGCCGATCACCATTCCATTTGCAGAAGATGACTTAGAGAATTTGAAAAGATTCCTAAGAGCAAAACCCGGAATGGAGCAAGAATGACGTTGTTCTATATTATTTTCAATTTCCGTTTTCTCCCAATATTTTGAACGACTTCGCTTATTAATTTCTTGCCTAACCGTATTTTAATTCGTCTCTTAAGACATCTTATCGGATGAAAGAGGCTTTTATGGAATTTACGATTCGGCCGATCGCAAAGGTCTCGAACTCAAGATCAGAAGTCCAGGATGATTACTGGGCGGAAATCGTTTCCGAGATCGAGTTAGAAGATAATATTCCCGCTGAGTCATTAGATGGGATCGATACATTCTCGCATTTGGAGATCATCTATATCTTTCATAAATCTGTCGGATCGGATCCTGTGTTAGGCAGTGAACATCCCAGAGAAAATAAAAGGTGGCCCAAGGTTGGGATCTTTGCCCAAAGAAAGAAAAATCGCCCGAACCATATTGGTTCTACGATCGTAGAACTTCTGAGAAGAGACGGCAAAAAACTTTTGGTAAAATATTTGGATGCCATTGACGGAACTCCGGTTGTGGATATTAAACCCGTAATGAGGGAGTTCTTGCCTATGTCCGGGATCACTCAACCGGATTGGTCCAAAGAATTGATGATAAATTATTGGGAATAACTCCTTCGAATTGGATTGACTAGGACTTAATTTCCCTTAGATTTTTCGGCCATGGTTTCCATCAGTCGAAAAACATTTTTGAAATACGGCGTCAGTTTCGGTGTCTTTCTCTCAACTTCTCAAGTTTTACAATATTGCAAAGGTTCTTCCAAGGATAGATACGATTACGAAAGGAAGAGTCCATTTGATCCTGAATTTCTTACCGAAAATATTTCTCCGATCCTGAAAGCGATCCGTATCGGTATCACAGCTCCGAACCCTCATAATGTCCAACCTTGGAAATTCAAAATTATCGATGATCATTCTGCACTTCTGTATGTGGATGAAAAACGTTTATTAAAAGATACAGATCCAACTTATAGACAGATCCATATCGGCCAAGGGACCTTTCTGGAAAACTTAAGTTTAGGAATTCAAGTCTTAGGATATTCTACAGAGGTTTCTCTTTTTCCGGAAGGAAAATATTCGGTTGCAGACATCGGTAAAAAACCCATCGCTAAAATTGTTTTGATCAAACAAGAAGATCTAGTCCGGAACCCTTTGTCTGAGTTTATTTCGGACAGAGTAACTAGAAGGAGTATTTATGAAGGAGAAGATCTCAGCAAAGAAGATTTTGAGAAGATCCGAAAAGACTCTGCAGTTTTGTATTCGGAACTGAAATTTGTTCCCAAAGCCGGATCGGAAGAGTTAAGAAAACAATTGGTCGCTGCGATGCAGATGGAAACCGACACTTATAATACGTACGAAGAATCCAGGATTTGGTTTCGTTACAACGACGAAGAGATCGGAAAATTCAAAGATGGACTTTCTCTCAGAGCAACTGGAGTTTCCGGTTTAAAATATTTTTTTGCTCGAAATTTTTTCTTAAAACCTGGAATCGAAAGTTGGCATTCGCCTGAAAATAAAAAAGCAGGAATGGATATGTTTGCTTCTCAGGTAGAAAGTTCAAAAGGATTTATATTTTTAAAAACGGATCATAACGAAATTATCGATTGGGTCCAAGCTGGAAGGGATTATCTTCGTTTACATTTGGCTGCGACTAAAAGCGGATTTTCTCTTCATCCAATGAGTCAGATTTTACAAGAATATCCTGAAATGGATCCTATTAGAAAAGAATTTGAATCTTCTTTAAAACCCGGAGAAAAGATCCAAATGTTGGTTCGTTTGGGCAAAAGTGATTACCACTATTATAGTCCAAGAAGAGAGCCGAAAGATTTTATCTTATAATGTAATTCGATGCAGATAAAGATTAAAAGAGTGTACGAAGCTCCTTCCAAAGAGGATGGAAAAAGGATTTTAGTGGACCGTCTTTGGCCCAGAGGGATCAGCAAGGAATCAAGTAAAATCGATCTTTGGTTAAAAGAGGTCTCTCCCAGTAACGAACTCAGAAAATGGTACGGTCATGATCCTGACCATTGGGCCGAATTCAAAAAAAGATATTGGGCAGAATTAAAATCCAATCCGGAAGGATTAGGAAAATTAAAAACTTCCTTGGATGAAAAAGTGATCACCTTTTTGTATTCTTCCAAAAATTTGGAATATAATAACGCGATTGCTCTAAAGGAATTTTTGTCAAAATAAATGAATATACTCAAAAAAATCCTATTCTGGCTTGGGGACCTTCTATTCTTACTCATTCCAATTTGTATTGTTCTGGCAGAAGCGGGGACCTGCACCCAAGGCGATGATAGTATTTTTCTCTTATTTTCTCAGGCTTCTTTCGCAGTTTCTATATTATGCCTTTCTTTAGTATGGTTTGGGACTCCTTCCGGAGGTTTGGTAGGACAGGCGCTTGTAGCCTTTCCATTTTTGATCTGTTTGTATTTTTATATCGCCTATATCCCCGTTTATTTCGTATATTCTACATTACAAAATCACGATTTATGTGTAGTGATCGTTTCCGACCTCAATTTGTATAATACTACGAATGTGGTCGAGGATGAGCCTGCGAGTTTATTTTCCAGAGCCTATGCTATTTTGATGTTATTGCCTGTTTTGGGCAGTTCCTTGCCAGTTTATAAATTTTGGAAGGCTGGGTCCTTTTCTAAAATAGAAAAGAAATAGCAGATCGTTCTTCCTGGAAGCTGACGAAACTTACTCTGAATTTTTTCGAATTTCTCATGAAGAATGAGAAGATTCTGTGGATTTTTTGTCGTCAAACAGTGATAACACTAATTTTCCATTGGAGAAAAGAATGAATCGCAATCCCTTATGGGTCCTTCTAGCAACTTTGCTAGTCTCCAGCGCTATTTTCGCTCAAACTTCGCCAGGCACAACTGCTCCTCCGAAATCTACCACACCTAAGGCGGAAACTACTAAGCCGTCCACAACGGAAAGAGAATCCTCTTCCGGAGAAAAACCGGATCTATACATCAACTCGCAATCGTCCTTTGAGTTTAACTCCAAGGACGAAGGATCCACGGTGGATTATATAGAATATAAGATCGGATCTGGAGACTATACTAAATATGTTTCTTCTATCACATTGGTAAGAGAAGGTCTGACTAAGATCACTTATAGAGCTGTGGATAAGGCGGGAAACAAAGAACCTGAAAAACATTTTAACGTGCTTGTGGATAATACTCCTCCTTCTACCAAGATCACTCCGAGCGCCGCACTTGTAGTTCATGAGAATACGAACTATGCTACAAAAAATTTGACTTATTCTATCACCGCTCAGGACAATATGGCCGGCGTTCAAGATATCAAGATCTCTATCAATGGTTCAGAACTAAAAGTGTACGATGGCAAACCGATCCAATTGGAAAAAGCAGGAGTGAATACTATTAAGTTTTCTGCAACTGATAAGTCTGGAAATACTTCCACTGATTCCGTTTTGGCGGTAACAGTAGACCAAGAAAAACCGTTAGTGGAACTTTTCGGTTCAGCTCTTGTAACCGTAAAAGACAGAATTTTCGTAAAAAGCGGGAATGCATTCACCATCAAAGCTTCCGATACGTTGTCCGGAATTAAGCAGATCTTTTACAAAATAGATTCGGGAGAATGGAAATCGTACGCTGATCCTGTTTCCGTCGAAGCACAAGGAAATCATACGATCGAAGCTAAGTCGGTGGATTCCGTAGGT
This genomic interval carries:
- the surE gene encoding 5'/3'-nucleotidase SurE, producing MNILITNDDGISSNGILALEKVLGKEHNTYLVAPLKERSATSMALSIHDSLRVERVNENHYIVDGFPVDCVNIGLHGNIFPKIDLVLSGINRGVNMGHDVHYSGTVGAARHGAIHNRKSVAVSSGNLGKDYDYIKEAELIHEILNSWVDEFISGIVYNINIPEKFENSLSSIEVAKLGRRTYVDTYESKPIIGGISDFFLGGSDLGHVPEEGTDFDIFFRGKIPITPLSLDQTSSLELEEFRKRIRVKSK
- the sppA gene encoding signal peptide peptidase SppA — its product is MDRNRIALAVTFVVTILSLFVGLINLVSNVSSSKLTRVDAGSGFGTDRLGAALIKIEGEIHSGHSSYDSAGAQTILEQLRSIEDDTNIVGILVEINSPGGSVGASQEIYKELMYLRKEKNKKVVVSMKDIAASGGYYIASAADKIFALGGTLTGSIGVIAIAPNIKGLLERYGVKVRTFKEGKYKDSLSLFRDNTPEEDAMIQKMLSDTYEEFIEDVAKGRNQTVKFVEALAEGRIYSGQDAFRNKLVDDIGGRREALAELSKLCNYDGTLPLFEEEVNPWDRFFQLMQAKSGGFFGGEKALLQELKRSPVLVLYPQSMAW
- a CDS encoding SAM-dependent methyltransferase, coding for MEFTIRPIAKVSNSRSEVQDDYWAEIVSEIELEDNIPAESLDGIDTFSHLEIIYIFHKSVGSDPVLGSEHPRENKRWPKVGIFAQRKKNRPNHIGSTIVELLRRDGKKLLVKYLDAIDGTPVVDIKPVMREFLPMSGITQPDWSKELMINYWE
- a CDS encoding Acg family FMN-binding oxidoreductase, producing the protein MKYGVSFGVFLSTSQVLQYCKGSSKDRYDYERKSPFDPEFLTENISPILKAIRIGITAPNPHNVQPWKFKIIDDHSALLYVDEKRLLKDTDPTYRQIHIGQGTFLENLSLGIQVLGYSTEVSLFPEGKYSVADIGKKPIAKIVLIKQEDLVRNPLSEFISDRVTRRSIYEGEDLSKEDFEKIRKDSAVLYSELKFVPKAGSEELRKQLVAAMQMETDTYNTYEESRIWFRYNDEEIGKFKDGLSLRATGVSGLKYFFARNFFLKPGIESWHSPENKKAGMDMFASQVESSKGFIFLKTDHNEIIDWVQAGRDYLRLHLAATKSGFSLHPMSQILQEYPEMDPIRKEFESSLKPGEKIQMLVRLGKSDYHYYSPRREPKDFIL
- a CDS encoding DUF488 domain-containing protein: MQIKIKRVYEAPSKEDGKRILVDRLWPRGISKESSKIDLWLKEVSPSNELRKWYGHDPDHWAEFKKRYWAELKSNPEGLGKLKTSLDEKVITFLYSSKNLEYNNAIALKEFLSK
- the ompL47 gene encoding multi-beta-barrel domain surface protein OmpL47; this encodes MNRNPLWVLLATLLVSSAIFAQTSPGTTAPPKSTTPKAETTKPSTTERESSSGEKPDLYINSQSSFEFNSKDEGSTVDYIEYKIGSGDYTKYVSSITLVREGLTKITYRAVDKAGNKEPEKHFNVLVDNTPPSTKITPSAALVVHENTNYATKNLTYSITAQDNMAGVQDIKISINGSELKVYDGKPIQLEKAGVNTIKFSATDKSGNTSTDSVLAVTVDQEKPLVELFGSALVTVKDRIFVKSGNAFTIKASDTLSGIKQIFYKIDSGEWKSYADPVSVEAQGNHTIEAKSVDSVGNESEVKKIAFIVDTTPPETKIQKVDNKPSSPAPAAKPASSSASPSTEN